ACCATGGGAATCGTCCTGGCGGCGCTTATCCTGGGCGCTGCCATGCTCACCAATGTTCCCAGTGATCACACGGTCTTCGGCTATCCCATCATCGCCATGGTCTTTTTTGTGATTGCTGCGGCCTGGGGATTTGCCCTGGTCATATCCATCTTCCTGCAGGATCGCAAAAGCCGGAAAATGCCACGCTGAGGCGGCCCGCAGCCCCCATCGCCCCGCATTTTCTGTCAACCGCAGGGGATTGGCGCAAATCATACTTTGCACCTTGAACAACCTCCTTCAAGGGCGTATACTTCCTGATTTGATAAATACGCGCTTCGCGTTCCCCGATAGACTTACCATTTAAGGAGAATACACCATGAAAGGCTATATAGTCCTGGCGGACGGAAGATGCTTCACCGGAAAAGGTTTCGGATTCGAAGGAATCAGTGAAGGCGAAGTGGTCTTCAACACCAGCATGACCGGTTACCAGGAAGTACTTACCGACCCGTCCTACGTCGACCAGATCGTCACCATGACCTACCCCATGATGGGCAACTACGGTATCACCGAAGAGGACATGGAATCGGATCGCCCCTATGTACAGGGTTTTGTGGTCAAGGAGTATGTGGATATCCCCTCCAACTTCCGTTCACAGGAGACCCTCAGTCAGTTCCTGAAAAAGCATGGCATCCCGGGAGTGCATGGTATTGACACCCGTGCCCTGGTGCGACATATCCGCGAAAAAGGCGCCCTGCCAGGCATCATCGCCACGGGCGAACACAACATCGACGACCTCAGAAAGCGCGCGGCAGCGGTTGCTCCCATGGAAGGCAAGGATCTGGTAGCCAAGGTCACCTGCCAGAAGCCCTATACCTGGGATCAGGGTATCTGGAAGCTTGGGGAAGGGTTTATTCCCCCATCCAAATCGCCCAACCGTTACCGTCTGGCAGTATACGACTTCGGCATCAAGTACAACATGCTGCGCCTGCTGACCCACTACGGCTTTGACCTCACCGTCCTTCCGGCATTTACCCCCGCCGAGGAAATCCTGCAGGGCAATTACGATGGCGTCTTTCTCTCCAACGGCCCCGGCGACCCCGCCGCCGTGACTTACGCCCACGCCAACATCGCCAGGCTGATCGGCAAGCTGCCCCTCTTTGGCATCTGCCTTGGTCACCAGCTCACCTGCACTGCCCTGGGCGCAAAGACCTTCAAACTGAAATTCGGACACCGCGGTTCCAACCAGCCCGTCAAGGATCTGGCCACCGATAAAATCGAAATCACCTGCCAGAACCACGGTTTCGCGGTCGATCCCACCAATCTTCCACCCAAGGTGCGCGTATCACATCTGAATCTCAACGACAACACCGTCGAGGGGATTACCCACGAGGAGTATCCCCTCTTCACGGTGCAGTACCACCCGGAAGCCAGCGCGGGACCCCACGACAGTGAATATCTGTTCAAACGATTTGCCGACATGATCGAAAACCACCGCAAAACCCGTGCGATTGCCAACTGATAAAGGATTTTCCCATGGGAAACCGCATTGTTCCGGCTGCCTTCTTCGCCCTTCTCTGCGCCGCGACAGCCCTGGCCAACGGCCATGTACGGGAAGTCAGTTTTGTGGAAGCCTACCACCTGGCATTGGAAAACAATAAGGCCATCCTGCTGGAGGAGATTTCTCAGCGCAAAACCCAGCTCAGTGAAATTCAGGCCCGCTCTTACCTGCTGCCCAGGGCCAGCGCCGAGCTGCAATACACCCAGGGTGACCGTGAAGAACGCACCTTTGGAGCCGGCGTGACCCAGCCCCTGTACACCGGCGGCAAAGCCAGCGCAGAACGACGCAAAAGCGAACATCTCCAGGAAGCCGCCGAGTTCAGCGTGCGCTTCACCCGGCAGCAGGTCCTCAAACAGCTGATCGACATCACCGCAGACCTGCGCAAGGCCCAGGAGATGGTCAGGGTCAACCAGGAGAATGTGAAGCGACTTGAGGAGCACGTCAACAAGTCGCGCATCCGCCTGGAAGTCGGCGAAATCGCCCGCACTGCCCTGCTGCAAAGCCAGATGGCCCTCAGCGAAGGTCGGGCAGACTACTTCGAGAGCCTGAGCCACCTTTCCACCCTGAACACCCGCCTCAACAATATCATTGGGAGCACCCACGAAATTCGCATCGTCGGTGAGCTGCACCTGCCGGAGCTCCCTGCCTCCAGCTTTGACGATTGGCTGGTGAAGGCGAACCTCAACCGCAACGACCTCATGGCCGAAGAAGCGCTGCTGGAGTACAGCCACGACGATCTGCGCGCGCGGGTCAGTGCCTACTACCCCCGCCTGGACGCCTTCGTGCGCTACTCCATACCCGACTTCGAGGAGAGCTCCGAATCCATCGTCTACACAGGCCTGAACCTTTCCATCCCCATACTGGAAGGGGGCACCCGCATCGCTTCCTACCGTGAGGCCAAATTTAACATCATTGAAAGCTCCCACCGCATCCTGCAGCGCAAAGAGAACGTGCGGCTGGATGTCAATCAGGAACTCAATACTATCGACGTGCTGAAGTACAAGCTGGAAGAAGCTTCCAGTCGTATGGATTATGCCCGGGAAAATCTGCGCATGACCACCCTGCAGTTTGAGGTCGGCAAATCCACCAACCTGGATGTACTAGATGCCATGCTCAGCCTGAGCAACGCGGAACGCGCCCTGGCCGAAGCCCATTACGACATGATCAAGGCCCAGTACGGCCTGCTCTTCCATGTCGGCACCCTGGACATATCCCTCTTCTCTCCATGAAGATCGGTGTACTCCCCGACACCGTCATCAACCAGATCGCGGCCGGAGAAGTGGTTGAGCGGCCGGTCAACGTCGTCAAGGAGCTGGTGGAAAACGCCCTTGACGCTGACGCCAGGCGGGTGGAAATTGCCATTGAAGGTGGTGGCATCAAGCGCATCCGCATTACCGATGACGGCTGCGGCATGGCCAGACACGACCTCATGCTCTGTGTGGAGCGACACGCCACCAGCAAAATCCGCTCCTTTGACGACCTCACCCAGCTTCACTCCATGGGCTTTCGCGGTGAAGCCCTGCCCAGCATCGCCTCTGTCAGCCGCATGCACATCACCTCCCGCCAGCCAGACGAGCTGACTGGCCACTGCCTGCACATTGAGGGCGGCAGAATGACGGAAGTCCGGGAAGAGGGAGCCAACCCCGGTACACGGGTCGAGATCGCCGACCTTTTCTACAATGTCCCGGCCCGCAAAAAATTTCTACGCACCCCCCAGACCGAGCAGAATCTCATCACATCTCTGGTGCAGTCATTTGCCCTGGCTCACCCCCAGACCGCCTTCAGCTACAGCGTCGATGGCCGCGCGCAGTTCCAGTTTCCACCCGCCACCATCGACGAACGCATCCGACAGGTATTCGGCCGCGAAAACGCCACCGCACTGCGCGAAGGCCGCTCGCAGCAGGACGACGGAACCGGGTTCCACCTGTACCTCTCGCGCCCCGACAACACCCGCAGCCGCCGCGACTCCCTCTACTTCTTTGTCAATCGCCGCCACGTGAAGGATCGCCTGCTGGGAGCCTGGCTGCAGCGAGCGTACCGCCACCTCATACCCCAGGGACGCCATCCCTTCGGCGCCCTCTTTCTGAACATCGATCCCGCCCTGGTGGATGTCAATGTCCACCCCACCAAAACGGAAGTGCGTTTCTTCGATATAGGTGCTCTGGGCCGACTCTTTGAGCAGGCCATCCGCCAGGTTCTCATTGAAGGCGAAACTCCCTTCCACAGCAGCCCGGAACCCCCGGCGCCCGCCGTGCCGCGGGGCTTTCCCAGCACCGGTGGATGGAGCAGCAGCGCCCCCCACCGAAACTTTGGTGGCCAGATCAGCGAACCAGCACCAGCGATACTCCCGCCGTCACACCTACCCGCTCGACACGGGCAACCCGCCTCACCCTACGGCGAGACGCCGCTGTGGGAATCCGCCGCGCCATCAACAGCCGATTTCCAGATCCTCGGACAGTTCCAGGACACCTTCATTGTCGGCATCAAAGACGAGGAGCTGATCCTGGTGGACCAGCACGCCGCCATGGAACGCATCAACTTTGAGGAAATTTCCGACCTCTACGCCGACAATCGGGTGGAACAGCAGCCCCTGCTCTTCCCGCACCCCATCGGACTGACGCCCCAGGAGCAACTGACCCTGAACACCCATATGCCCCAGCTGCAGGCCATGGGCTTCACCATTGATATCATCGATGACACTGCCTGCCTGGTGGAAGCACCCCTCGACCTCCCCCCCCAGCAGGCCATGGACACCATCCGGGAAATCTGCAGCAGGGCAGGCGAAGAGAAAGACGATCAGCCGGAATCAGCCCAGGAATCCTTCCGGCAGCTGGTCATGAAGACCATGGCCTGCCACCGCAGCGTCAAAGCCAACAAGACCCTCAACCACCAGCAGATGGAAGAACTGCTGCAGCGACTTTTTCAGTGCCGCCAACCCTACACCTGCCCCCATGGCAGACCTACCCTGATATCCTACAGCAGAGAGCAATTGTGGAAACAGTTCCTCAGATAATCGTCATCGCTGGCCCCACCGCCGTCGGCAAAACCCAGGTGGCAACGGAAGTCTGCCGGCGCGTTGGTGGAGCCATCGTGGGCTGTGACAGTCGTCAGGTCTTCCGCCACCTCTCCATCGGAACCGCAAAACCCGATGCCACCGAACTTGACGGCACTGCTCACCACATGCTGGACGTGGCAGGCCCCGGCGAGACCTATCACGCCCACCGTTACGCCCGCGAAGCCGCCCAGATCATCAATCAGCTCCTGCACAATGGTGTGGTTCCGGTACTCACGGTGGGAACCGGCCTGTTCTATGAAGCGCTGCAGTTTGAACTGATCTCCACCCCCACCATTGATCCCGTCTGCCGCAACCAGGCCACCGAAGCGGTATCCCATGATCGCAACGCCATTCACGCCCTGGCCTGTACTCAGGACCCCGAGTACGCTCCCAAGCTCAAGGCCGGCGATACTCAGCGCCTGATACGCTGGTACGAAATCTACCTGCAGACGGGTCGCCCCATGAGCACCTTTTTCCGCGACATCACCCGGCAGCAGCCCCGCTACCCGGCCCTGAACTTTGTGCTGACCCGCGAACGCCGGGAGCTGTATGGACGCATCAATCAGCGGGTAGACACCATGCTGGAGCAAGGCTTGATCGAAGAGATCCGCGAAGCCATCAACCGCGGCTACGACTTCAGGCAGATTCCCGTAGTTGGCTATACGGAGCTGCTGCCCTGCCTGGATGGTGAAGCCAGTCTGGAAAGCTGCATCGCAGAAGTGAAAAAAAACAGCCGCCGCTACGCCAAGCGCCAGCTGACCTGGTTTCGCAACCGACTGCAGATGCGGGAAATCCACCTGAGCACCACTGGCATTGAACAGGGTATTGAAATGATCGTCACCGCCTGGCAGACTTCCCGTGACACTTCCACATAACATACAGCGGTAGTCCCGAACACCAGGCCTTTTTTGTCCATGCACCACCTCACCCAAGGAGATCCCATGTTCGTACAGCCCATGCCCATTGAAAATCAGCGCGACAAGGACCTCAAGGTCACCCCTCTCTCCACCTATCCCCATGCCGCCGGCCTGCACTCCGCCACCCTGGCCGTGGATGAATATGAAGAAGCAGCCAAATCCGTTCCCATTGTCTTCACGAAAGATCCCGCCAGCGGCACCATGACATCCCTGTGCCTGCTGGGCATTCAGCAGAGCCGCAACCTGTGTGTGGACGGTGAAGGAAACTGGCGCACCGGCATGTATATTCCCGCCTATGTGCGCTGTTACCCCTTTCTCTTCATGCAAAGCGGTGAGCAGGTGGTACCCGCCATTGACCACGCCTCGAGGGCTGTCAGCCGGGAGCATGGCCACCCGCTCTTCCTTGAAAACGGCGAAGCCAGCGATTTTCTGAAAGCGGTGCTGGGCATGCTCAAGGAGTACCACGAAGCCCAGAAGCGAACCCGACGCTTCATGAACCACATGGAAAGCCTCGATCTGTTTGAAGAGATGCACGCCGACCTGAAAGTGGGCAACGAGACCTGCCGACTGTCCGGATTCAGCCGCATCAGTGAAGAAAAAATCGCCCGGCTACCCCAGGACGCCCAGGCCAACCTCATGGCCACCGGCCTCTTCCGCATGATCGCCGCTCACCTGAGCTCACTGCATAACCTGGAAACCTTCGCTCGCATACAGCAGTCACAGGCATAGCAGATTGCTGAGAAACCTCATGTGCTGCTGACAGAAAGAGTATGGAAAACCGCGTCCCGCACAGCGAGAGCGAGCCAGGATGGCGAGCGCGGTCTGGGAGCTATGCGGAAAGCGGTTTCTGCCTGTGTACAACATACGCCAAAAGCCGGATCTGAATTATCAGATCCGGCTTTTTTACGCTTGCCACAGCTTGAGGACTTTTCAGCAGCCTGCACTCAGAACCGATAGTGTGCCGCCACACTGAACACGGTCTTGTCATAGTGCTGCAGGGGATGGTTGGAGTCGTTGTCGGTGTACTGCAGACGAATCTCCCCCAGGAGCCCCGGACGCAGTTCACGCTGCGCAGAAGCATAGAGGGCTATCTGGGTGTCGTCGCGCTTCACCAGGGTGCCAAGACTGTCCACGGGAACTCTTCCTTCGCTCCCATAAACCACTTCACGGTAGTGGGCACCCATGAGCCCTCGCCCCGACCACAGATCCACCCGCCGCTCATGCTCCAGGCGCACTTCCCACAGGCGCGATGAATATTCCTTTTCTTCGGCGTCATCAAAGGCCAGTCGCAGGCTGCCACTGATGCTGTCGCCACCTTCGTGGTACTGCCAGCGCAGGGTCTCCTGCAGACTCAGATAGTCGCTGTCGCGTTCATTGTTCCGCTGATCCCGGCGCTCCACGACCAGGGCCGTAAGAGAACGCAGCTCAGGCGCTATGCTGTAGACGTAGGTGGGCTCGAGGCCCACTATGGTGGAAAGCTTTTCCGAGCCAAGTCGAATATCTTCGTACTTCAGAAGCACCTGGGTCATGGAACGCGCTCCCGTCGTCCAGAAGCCACCAAACAGGCGCGCGTAGCCAAGATCGCTGTCATCCTCGTCCAGATGTCCCCGATGGTAGTACTGGGCGCCACCGGTGACATACCAGGGCGCAACCGTTGCCAGCCGGTGATCGTACACCACGCCGGCCATCGCGAAAACACCCTGGTCGCTGCGGGACTTCAGAGAGGAAAAATCCAGAATCTGATCCAGATCACTGCCCAGGGAAGAACTCAGGCCGAAGTTCACGTTGGAATCATGGAAGAGCCCTGCGGAAAGGCTGCCGCTGAGTCGCCCCGGCTGCTGCTTGCGGGAAACCTGTTCCAGCAGGTGTTCCACATTGCGCCGCACCGCCGGTGGTGGATCGTGACGCAGCACTTCCTCGAAGTGTCGCTGGGCATTCTCCGGTTGATTCAGCGCCAGATAGGTGCGCCCCGTCTCCAGGCGCACCCGATGGGCCAGGGGATTGCGTCCCAGCAGACGTTCATAGGCAAAAAGCGCATGGGCGTAACGCCCGGTGGCATAGGCTGCCCGGCCATAGTAGAAATTGACATCGTGGTTCAGGGGATACTGGTGCATCAAGGCCGATGCCTGCTGCCAGGCTTTTTCCGCCTGATTCTCCTGCAGCAGTTGACGAATCTCCTCCATTGAGCGGGCAGGCTCCTGCTGCGAGACAGGCTGCGCCATGGCCACTGAGGCAAAGATACCCAGGGCACATACCAGAGACCTTCCCAACAACAGCAGCGATGGCAGAGCAGTGATCCGACGCATCATGGACGCACCCCTTCAAAGGTACCCGTTGCCCGGGCGTCAGTGGAGCTGTTCCCGGAGCGCAGCTCCCAGATTCCACCGGTACCCGCTCCGCCTGGGCCAAAGATGCCGCCCTTGAGAAAGCCATCGTTCACGTCCACATGGGGCAAACGCACGGTTTCGAACTGATGGATACTCAGCTGGTACTGACCGTTCACCAGTTCGCCCTGCCCGCCGCTCAGTTCAATGCTGGAACCGTCCACTCCCGTGAACTCCACCCGGAAGTTGCTCAGGCTGCTGTTGCCGAAATTCACCACTCCCGAAAAACTTCCCGTGGCAAGCTCAGCGTACCCCGTCTCCCCAAGGGCGCGGTAGATGCCCTCGGCAGTTCCCGAATAGGTGGCCGTGATATTCTCATCGCGCATGCGGTTGACCTCTTCCGTGGAGATCAGGCTGCCGCGCACATCATAGACGCGATTCGCCAGGGACGAAGGCTCCTCTGCCCAGTAACCCCATTCCATGAAAGCGGTCTCTCCATAGGTGTAGTGGCTGTGGGGATTCCAGGGAGAACCCTCCGGATCCGCCACGGCAATGGCATGGTCATAGGCAAGGCCACTGCCTCCGGGATGCAAAGTAAGAGCAGGCTCTGGTTCTGGCTCTGGCTCTGGCTCTGGTTCTGGCTCTGGTTGCGGCTCTGGTTCTGGTTGAGGCTCTGGTTCTGGTTGAGGGTCACTGGGAGCACTCTGGGCAGATTGAATATCTTCGGCCTGCTGCTCCATGGAAGCCTGCTCCTTCAGGAGCAGGCTTCCATGACCATCGGAGCCATCACCCTCGGCCCCATCGTCACTTTCATCCCCAGGCCAGGAGCCCTCTTCTGTGGCTTCATCTTCCCCGGCAGCACCTCCATTGTCGGCATCGCCAAAACCCACGCTGCCAAGATCCATGGCAGCTGCCAGCAGACCGGGGCTCATGGGGCCATAGGTGAAGGCGCTGGGCGTTGCCACCACAGAGTTGCCAGGCGTGACCTGTTGGATCTGCCCATGGCTCATATGCTGAATACGTCCGCTCATGGTACCGATTTCCTGATGGGTGCCATCGGGATTGATCATACCCACGATATCTGTTCCCCGAATGCCGATAACGGCCAGGGGTGACTGAATTTCAAAGTTTTCAGGATTCTGCTCGGCAATGCGTCCGGTGACCGTGCGGAACGTGCCCCGCTGCATGCGCTGCACCAGTCCCGAATTGGCGGCACGGTCCGGATCATACACATAGCGGTCGATGACCATGCTGCTTTGGGAGCCAAGGCTCAGGATGGAATCATCGTTGAAGAGGATCTGCAGCTTACTGTTGTCACCCGTCAGCAGCTCTTCTCCGGCATGGACCTTCGCCTGAAGGCGCAGCCCGCGCCGCGTGCCATCGGTGGCAGCCCAGGCCTGCCCCTCCAGGCCTATCACCGTACCCACGGGCGCGGGAGCAGTGGCAAGAGCCGGTAAGGGCAAAAGAATCAGCAGGAAGATCAGACAGAACAGATATCTCATGAGAATCTCCCGCTCAACAGTACCGCATCAACCCGTTGATCGCGCCGCCACCGATAGCCAAGCGTCAGCAGGCCGAAGAGCAGAACCATCAGACTCTGCTGCCAGTACACCAGGCCGTAGGCCAGGGCCACCACCGGGGAGAGCAGCAGGCGGGTCGCCAGCATCATCCCGGCACTGCCGTCAATAGCGCGCGCCACGGGTGGAGAGAGCCGGTAGTACTCCTGCACCAGCCAGCGACCGGCAGGGTGGGTCAGCAGAAAGCGATCCCGCATCTGACGCAGAATCTGCACATCAAAATGGTGGGCCGAACCGTAAGCGGCGGTGGCGATAAAGCACTGGCTCTGACTGCTCTGCCCGTCGCCATCAACCACCAGAGCCCTGCCACTGCTGCCCGCACCCTCCGTGTCCGTCAGCACCACGGTCACCCCCGTCAGGCGCAGCATGTCTACCGAAGCGCCGGAGAGCTCGCTGAGGGGGTTGTTAAAGAGGTTCAGCCACTGCAGCGGTGGAGCCAGAGGTACCAGGGCGCTGGCATCGCTGATCTGGTTGCTGTCCAGGTGCAGGATGCTCAGGGTGGAAAGCGCGGCCAGGCCGTCAATATCCGTCAGCTGATTATTGCCGAGATTCAGGGTTTCCAGGGAGCTCAGGCCACTGAGATCTGCTGGCAGACTCACGATCTGGTTCCCCCACAGATCCAGCACGCGCAGGTGACTCAACCCCACCAGGGGCGCCATGTCCGCAATGTCATTTTCGCTGGCATAGAGTTCCTGAAGATTGGTCAGTGTGCTCAAGGGGCTCAGGTCGTCAATGGCATTTCCGCTGATCTGCAGCACTTCCAGACCGCCACGGCCAGAGACGGGAGCAAGATCACTGATCTGATTATTCCCGAGGTAGAGCACCCGCAGCAGAGGCAGGCCCGTCAGAAAGTCCAGGTCTTCCAGATTGTTGCCGTCCAGGTAGAGTTCCTCCAGCCCCGAAGGCAATGAAGTGACGTCGGCAATCTCCCCGTGGCTGGCATAGAGGTTCTTCAGGTGCGTCATGCCGCCAATATCCAGAGCCGTCAGCCCGGTACCCCACACCGCCAGGGTCTCCAGGCCCGGCAGGGCTGCCAGGGCACTGAGATCGTCGACACTGCTGCCGCCAAGGCTCAACCACTGCAGCTGATTCAGATACGTGAGTGGCTGCAGATCGCTGACATTCAGATTCCCGCGCAGATTCAGCTCCTGCAGGTTGACAAAGTGCTGCAGCCCGTTCAGATCACTGATCTCAACGCCAGTGAGGCTGAGGGTTCTGGTACTCAGCACATCGGCCATGGTGATATCGCTCTTGCCCAGGGCGCCACGCAGGGAGTTCAGCAGCGCAGTGTCCACACCCGAAGTGGGCAAGGGGTCGGAGAAAGCCGGAGTGGCGTAGAGGCGCAGGAAAGAATTACCTTCGCGACTCAGGGACATAAACACCATCTGACGGTTCGCGTTGGCTACCACAGACAGGCCATCGACATCGACATACGATGTCGATGGAGTATAGGCCTGCCCCCCCAGCTTCAGCAACTGGCCCTGGTCGTAGGCATAAACGGAGAGCAGGGCGTATTCGCGCTTCTGCGAATCACCATCATCATCAAAAAAGAACTCCTCCTGAGAGTGCATAGTGAAGAGACGATCGCCTGCAAGATCCAGAGACACCGAAGACGCTCCAGCAGACAATTCCAGTGTGTCCCGAGCAATAATAGCGTCAGGATCACCCGTGTCGTAGAGGCGGACATAATAAGTGCTGCCCTCCATGCCATCGTAGATATCGTACATCACCACCAGCCAGCTGCTCCCGCCAAAGCGGACGGTAACCTGATTGTGGCTTCCCAGCTCTTCCGTGACCAGGAGATCCGGCTCAGCGGGATTGGAAACATCGTAGAGGAAAAAACGATTCCCCAGGCTGCCAATGGCAAGCAGGCTGCCATCAGCGGAAAAGCTCAGGGAATGGAGGTATTCGCCGGGGAATATGATGGTGCTGACCGGAGTAATCTGTGGACCAGAGCCCACCTCCAGCAGTTGAACCCTGCTGTCACTCCCCTGGCGGGTGATTACCGCCAGCAGATTGCCGGACAGCGCCAGGGTGCCGTCATTAAACCCACTGGAATCCAGTAACCACTCGTATGGCAGAACAGTTGGATCAGCGGCATCGAAGAGAAGGAGACGCACCTCTTCTTCAGAGGTACCGTAATTGGTATACCTGACGCTGGCCAGCAGCAGATCATCCACGAGTTCCAGGGAGCGCAGGGAAAAGGACTCGTACTCACAGGAAGGATCTGCGCAGTCAAAGGTGTACACAGGTTCCAATGCACCGGGTTCAGCAACATCCTCCAGGTCCATGCGACCTATGCTCAGTGTGGTGACTTCCGTTATTTCGTCAACCTCGTATTGCCCCATAAAGAGCGTCGTGTTCCAAAGGGCGACGGGAGTGTGACCGTCAAATTCTGACCGAAAGGTGTGGACCCCGTACTCCCGGATGTCAGGCAGGGGAGGCACCACCATGAAGACGCCGGCACTCATGGCCCAGTTGTCTTCGGAATCATAGAGGAGGAGTTTCTGGGCCAACCCTTCCTGGTAATAATACGGAATTGGGGTGAAGCGATAGGAGCCG
This portion of the Desulfurispirillum indicum S5 genome encodes:
- a CDS encoding SapC family protein, with translation MFVQPMPIENQRDKDLKVTPLSTYPHAAGLHSATLAVDEYEEAAKSVPIVFTKDPASGTMTSLCLLGIQQSRNLCVDGEGNWRTGMYIPAYVRCYPFLFMQSGEQVVPAIDHASRAVSREHGHPLFLENGEASDFLKAVLGMLKEYHEAQKRTRRFMNHMESLDLFEEMHADLKVGNETCRLSGFSRISEEKIARLPQDAQANLMATGLFRMIAAHLSSLHNLETFARIQQSQA
- the miaA gene encoding tRNA (adenosine(37)-N6)-dimethylallyltransferase MiaA, which codes for METVPQIIVIAGPTAVGKTQVATEVCRRVGGAIVGCDSRQVFRHLSIGTAKPDATELDGTAHHMLDVAGPGETYHAHRYAREAAQIINQLLHNGVVPVLTVGTGLFYEALQFELISTPTIDPVCRNQATEAVSHDRNAIHALACTQDPEYAPKLKAGDTQRLIRWYEIYLQTGRPMSTFFRDITRQQPRYPALNFVLTRERRELYGRINQRVDTMLEQGLIEEIREAINRGYDFRQIPVVGYTELLPCLDGEASLESCIAEVKKNSRRYAKRQLTWFRNRLQMREIHLSTTGIEQGIEMIVTAWQTSRDTST
- a CDS encoding TolC family protein, translated to MGNRIVPAAFFALLCAATALANGHVREVSFVEAYHLALENNKAILLEEISQRKTQLSEIQARSYLLPRASAELQYTQGDREERTFGAGVTQPLYTGGKASAERRKSEHLQEAAEFSVRFTRQQVLKQLIDITADLRKAQEMVRVNQENVKRLEEHVNKSRIRLEVGEIARTALLQSQMALSEGRADYFESLSHLSTLNTRLNNIIGSTHEIRIVGELHLPELPASSFDDWLVKANLNRNDLMAEEALLEYSHDDLRARVSAYYPRLDAFVRYSIPDFEESSESIVYTGLNLSIPILEGGTRIASYREAKFNIIESSHRILQRKENVRLDVNQELNTIDVLKYKLEEASSRMDYARENLRMTTLQFEVGKSTNLDVLDAMLSLSNAERALAEAHYDMIKAQYGLLFHVGTLDISLFSP
- the carA gene encoding glutamine-hydrolyzing carbamoyl-phosphate synthase small subunit; this encodes MKGYIVLADGRCFTGKGFGFEGISEGEVVFNTSMTGYQEVLTDPSYVDQIVTMTYPMMGNYGITEEDMESDRPYVQGFVVKEYVDIPSNFRSQETLSQFLKKHGIPGVHGIDTRALVRHIREKGALPGIIATGEHNIDDLRKRAAAVAPMEGKDLVAKVTCQKPYTWDQGIWKLGEGFIPPSKSPNRYRLAVYDFGIKYNMLRLLTHYGFDLTVLPAFTPAEEILQGNYDGVFLSNGPGDPAAVTYAHANIARLIGKLPLFGICLGHQLTCTALGAKTFKLKFGHRGSNQPVKDLATDKIEITCQNHGFAVDPTNLPPKVRVSHLNLNDNTVEGITHEEYPLFTVQYHPEASAGPHDSEYLFKRFADMIENHRKTRAIAN
- the mutL gene encoding DNA mismatch repair endonuclease MutL, yielding MKIGVLPDTVINQIAAGEVVERPVNVVKELVENALDADARRVEIAIEGGGIKRIRITDDGCGMARHDLMLCVERHATSKIRSFDDLTQLHSMGFRGEALPSIASVSRMHITSRQPDELTGHCLHIEGGRMTEVREEGANPGTRVEIADLFYNVPARKKFLRTPQTEQNLITSLVQSFALAHPQTAFSYSVDGRAQFQFPPATIDERIRQVFGRENATALREGRSQQDDGTGFHLYLSRPDNTRSRRDSLYFFVNRRHVKDRLLGAWLQRAYRHLIPQGRHPFGALFLNIDPALVDVNVHPTKTEVRFFDIGALGRLFEQAIRQVLIEGETPFHSSPEPPAPAVPRGFPSTGGWSSSAPHRNFGGQISEPAPAILPPSHLPARHGQPASPYGETPLWESAAPSTADFQILGQFQDTFIVGIKDEELILVDQHAAMERINFEEISDLYADNRVEQQPLLFPHPIGLTPQEQLTLNTHMPQLQAMGFTIDIIDDTACLVEAPLDLPPQQAMDTIREICSRAGEEKDDQPESAQESFRQLVMKTMACHRSVKANKTLNHQQMEELLQRLFQCRQPYTCPHGRPTLISYSREQLWKQFLR
- a CDS encoding FecR family protein, producing the protein MRYLFCLIFLLILLPLPALATAPAPVGTVIGLEGQAWAATDGTRRGLRLQAKVHAGEELLTGDNSKLQILFNDDSILSLGSQSSMVIDRYVYDPDRAANSGLVQRMQRGTFRTVTGRIAEQNPENFEIQSPLAVIGIRGTDIVGMINPDGTHQEIGTMSGRIQHMSHGQIQQVTPGNSVVATPSAFTYGPMSPGLLAAAMDLGSVGFGDADNGGAAGEDEATEEGSWPGDESDDGAEGDGSDGHGSLLLKEQASMEQQAEDIQSAQSAPSDPQPEPEPQPEPEPQPEPEPEPEPEPEPEPALTLHPGGSGLAYDHAIAVADPEGSPWNPHSHYTYGETAFMEWGYWAEEPSSLANRVYDVRGSLISTEEVNRMRDENITATYSGTAEGIYRALGETGYAELATGSFSGVVNFGNSSLSNFRVEFTGVDGSSIELSGGQGELVNGQYQLSIHQFETVRLPHVDVNDGFLKGGIFGPGGAGTGGIWELRSGNSSTDARATGTFEGVRP
- a CDS encoding surface lipoprotein assembly modifier translates to MMRRITALPSLLLLGRSLVCALGIFASVAMAQPVSQQEPARSMEEIRQLLQENQAEKAWQQASALMHQYPLNHDVNFYYGRAAYATGRYAHALFAYERLLGRNPLAHRVRLETGRTYLALNQPENAQRHFEEVLRHDPPPAVRRNVEHLLEQVSRKQQPGRLSGSLSAGLFHDSNVNFGLSSSLGSDLDQILDFSSLKSRSDQGVFAMAGVVYDHRLATVAPWYVTGGAQYYHRGHLDEDDSDLGYARLFGGFWTTGARSMTQVLLKYEDIRLGSEKLSTIVGLEPTYVYSIAPELRSLTALVVERRDQRNNERDSDYLSLQETLRWQYHEGGDSISGSLRLAFDDAEEKEYSSRLWEVRLEHERRVDLWSGRGLMGAHYREVVYGSEGRVPVDSLGTLVKRDDTQIALYASAQRELRPGLLGEIRLQYTDNDSNHPLQHYDKTVFSVAAHYRF